One window of the Eriocheir sinensis breed Jianghai 21 chromosome 59, ASM2467909v1, whole genome shotgun sequence genome contains the following:
- the LOC126985270 gene encoding polyribonucleotide nucleotidyltransferase 1, mitochondrial-like, translated as MTVLRGSCRSWSILRVLHTRRGLTTGTRLYDKTDVKAEFSNGRSLRLESGGYARLADGAVVATLGDTSVLITAVSKARPGPSPGFMPLTVDYRQKYAAAGRIPSNFLRRELAPTDKEILTGRVIDRSVRPLFPEGYYGDTQLSCQLLAVDGLHEPDVVSINAASAALAVSDIPWEGPVGAVRVGLIDGEVIVQPTRRELSKSALNLVVTAADRKLIVMLEGGANNVLQQDLMKAIKTGVKECQVVVRAIQQLAKDVGKPKRPFTNTSAVPQEVLQAVSTLSITRLRSIFTDFSHHKLSRDEAVNALRMDVTQKAVEGGVAADAQTAHLAFSQVTRQVFRDLVLDEGVRCDGRGLEELRMISCDVDLFRPLHGSSLFQRGQTQVQCTVAFDAPENIPKLDPLLEATGGHRDRNFILHYTFPSFATNEVSRGGPVSRREVGHGALAERALRPLVPPNYPFAILLTSTVLESNGSSSMASVCGGSLALMDAGVNMMAPAAGVAVGLVTRYDDSGDLVDYKLLTDILGIEDYMGDMDFKFAGTSKGITALQADIKVPGIPLKVVMEAIQQATEAKSAVLSIMGGTLTHPRPQKDTLPVIEKLDVPAHKRSRVMGPGGVHIRRIQAEAGVQLSWEGDAVLSVFAPNPAAMEEARESLQELLSDQEPNLEFGAVYSASVVELRPQGVMVTLYPGMAPVLLHNSQLDTRKVHHPSALGLEVGQEIKVKYFGRDPASGQMRLSRRALQTTTLAMKNLHRTAPV; from the exons ATGACAGTCCTTCGTGGGTCCTGCCGGTCATGGAGTATCCTGAGGGTCCTTCATACCCGGCGGGGGCTGACCACAGGGACGCGGCTCTATGATAAGACGGACGTCAAGGCGGAGTTCAGCAATGG CCGATCACTACGTCTCGAGTCCGGGGGTTATGCCAGGCTGGCCGACGGCGCTGTGGTGGCCACGCTGGGGGACACATCGGTTCTCATCACGGCCGTCAGCAAGGCTCGGCCCGGCCCTTCACCTGGCTTCATGCCGCTGACCGTGGACTACCGACAGAAGTACGCCGCCGCTGGACGCATCCCCTCCAACTTCCTCCGACGGGAACTGGCGCCCACCGACAAGGAGATTCTGACGGGCCGTGTGATTG ACCGCTCAGTGAGGCCCCTGTTCCCCGAGGGTTACTATGGCGACACGCAGCTCTCCTGTCAACTCCTGGCGGTGGACGGATTGCACGAGCCGGATGTTGTCAGTATTAATGCAG ccTCAGCAGCCTTGGCAGTGTCGGACATCCCATGGGAGGGGCCGGTGGGGGCTGTGCGTGTGGGGCTGATCGATGGGGAGGTGATCGTTCAGCCCACACGTCGGGAACTGTCCAAGAGCGCCCTGAACTTGGTGGTGACAGCAGCGGATCGCAAGCTTATTG TGATGCTTGAGGGCGGCGCAAACAACGTACTGCAACAGGACCTCATGAAGGCGATCAAGACGGGCGTGAAGGAGTGCCAGGTGGTGGTGCGGGCCATACAACAGCTGGCAAAGGACGTCGGCAAGCCCAAACGCCCCTTCACCAACACCTCGGCCGTCCCACAAGAGGTCCTGCAGGCTGTGAG CACCCTCAGCATCACCAGACTCCGCAGCATCTTCACAGACTTCTCGCACCACAAGCTGTCCCGCGATGAGGCCGTCAATGCGCTGCGGATGGACGTGACGCAGAAGGCGGTGGAGGGCGGGGTGGCGGCCGACGCACAGACCGCCCACCTCGCCTTCTCACAGGTCACGCGGCAGGTGTTTCGGGACCTGGTGCTTGACGAGGGGGTCAG GTGTGACGGGCGTGGGCTGGAGGAGCTGCGGATGATATCATGTGACGTGGATTTGTTTCGGCCCCTGCACGGCTCATCCCTCTTCCAGCGCGGGCAGACTCAAGTGCAGTGTACCGTGGCCTTTGATGCCCCAGAGAACATACCCAAACTTGACCCACTGCTGGAAGCGACGgg AGGACATCGCGACCGTAACTTCATCCTGCACTACACATTCCCTTCCTTCGCCACCAACGAGGTGTCCCGCGGCGGCCCAGTGTCCCGGCGAGAGGTGGGACACGGGGCCTTGGCAGAGCGAGCCCTCAGACCCCTCGTGCCTCCCAACTACCCCTTTGCTATACTCCTGACGTCCACAGTGCTGGAGTCCAATG GATCGTCTTCCATGGCATCGGTGTGTGGGGGCAGCCTGGCGCTTATGGATGCTGGGGTAAACATGATGGCACCAGCAGCGGGCGTGGCGGTGGGCTTAGTGACGCGGTATGACGATTCTGGCGACCTGGTGGACTACAAGCTGCTGACTGACATCCTG GGCATTGAGGACTATATGGGCGACATGGACTTCAAATTTGCCGGGACATCCAAGGGAATCACGGCACTCCAAGCAGACATCAAGGTCCCCGGGATTCCTctgaaggtggtgatggaggcgaTACAGCAGGCGACGGAGGCCAAGAGTGCCGTGCTGTCCATCATGGGGGGCACTCTGACCCACCCCCGCCCCCAGAAGGACACGCTCCCCGTCATCGAGAAGCTGGATGTCCCCGCCCACAAGAGGAGTCGGGTGATGGGTCCCGGCGGAGTGCACATCAGGAGGATACAGGCGGAGGCGGGGGTACAG CTGTCATGGGAAGGGGATGCCGTGCTGTCAGTGTTTGCGCCGAACCCTGCAGCCATGGAGGAGGCGCGGGAGTCTCTCCAAGAGCTCCTGAGCGACCAGGAACCGAATCTTGAGTTTGGGGCCGTGTACAGCGCCTCGGTGGTGGAGCTGCGGCCACAGGGAGTCATGGTCACCCTCTACCCTGGGATGGCGCCGGTGCTGCTCCACAACTCCCAGCTGGACACACGGAAG GTGCATCACCCAAGTGCCCTGGGCCTGGAGGTGGGCCAAGAGATCAAGGTGAAGTATTTCGGCC